A region of Streptomyces sp. NBC_01267 DNA encodes the following proteins:
- a CDS encoding DUF6339 family protein yields MTDKPAHLPERLALLSDLNAAQYLTEGLLTGKEDVPAIALNKIAEPVPGGEARAELGPVRDLIDDVMHKCRDDRPTKADAWLAPRLHAALRLDRREAADSRLWNYLALGVAPDYVVWRHMSQEGKDGKKQTVAARRFRGAHYTQSFARLWWAAELFRDGPDYRPVEIACEEQDMFNTVLRLDAIDHRPTAQAMVRLIERGTVSTGRDVNHLAKVVNTSAATLMYDVLAPDVMYDGGPLREWIEAAESAGPVRRHELPEGPDEEQAPEDSVALLADHFAELFADARSARAREMSEEPAG; encoded by the coding sequence ATGACCGACAAGCCGGCCCACCTGCCCGAACGCCTGGCACTGCTCTCCGACCTCAATGCTGCCCAGTACCTCACCGAAGGGCTGCTCACCGGCAAGGAGGACGTGCCTGCCATCGCGCTCAACAAGATTGCTGAGCCGGTGCCGGGAGGCGAAGCCCGTGCGGAGCTCGGCCCGGTACGCGACCTGATCGACGACGTGATGCACAAGTGCCGCGACGACAGGCCGACCAAGGCCGATGCCTGGCTCGCCCCTCGGCTCCACGCGGCACTGCGACTCGACCGACGAGAGGCGGCCGACAGCAGACTGTGGAACTACCTGGCGTTGGGTGTTGCCCCCGACTACGTGGTCTGGCGCCACATGTCGCAGGAGGGCAAGGACGGGAAGAAGCAGACGGTCGCCGCACGCAGATTTCGTGGCGCCCACTACACCCAGTCGTTTGCTCGGCTGTGGTGGGCGGCGGAACTCTTCCGTGACGGGCCCGACTACCGGCCTGTGGAGATCGCCTGCGAGGAGCAGGACATGTTCAACACCGTGTTGCGGCTCGATGCCATCGATCATCGCCCCACGGCTCAGGCGATGGTGCGCCTCATCGAGCGGGGCACCGTGAGTACCGGCCGCGATGTGAACCACTTGGCCAAGGTGGTCAACACGTCGGCGGCCACCCTCATGTACGACGTCCTCGCTCCCGACGTCATGTACGACGGGGGGCCGCTGCGGGAGTGGATCGAGGCTGCCGAGTCGGCCGGGCCGGTACGCCGCCACGAGCTTCCGGAGGGCCCGGACGAGGAGCAGGCTCCGGAAGACTCGGTGGCTCTACTCGCCGATCACTTTGCGGAGCTCTTTGCTGATGCCCGGTCTGCACGAGCGAGGGAGATGTCCGAGGAACCTGCCGGGTAG
- a CDS encoding DNA cytosine methyltransferase, with protein MDLFAGPGGLDIGAEVLGIKSIGVEWDDATRATRAAAGLRTTTEKDVSELGPCDPEVEDANVLTGGPPCQTFSVAGNREGHKALEVVKRLATRLVGHEDAAAFELAWKEVKAETDAMSDSRTGLVLQPLRWIMEAQLKRRMPYDVVVLEQVPTVLPVWKHYAQILKKAGYAAEAHVLHAEEFGVPQTRRRAVLIAQYAPGHEDMAVAFPRPTHQRYRTGVARLPESDGPDQQTPLFTNPDSDTRIQRWTAMQDVLRERPRDFEVVSNYGSGGDPKKRGRRTSEEPAATVTGKVRRNRVFHLKEIKSGAKEIGEELERLSFEEAGLLQSFPKAYPWRSTDVAQQIGNAIPPRLSLHILSSALGLGRPEPELFEKLSSWKRTPPIQD; from the coding sequence GTGGACCTTTTTGCAGGCCCCGGTGGCCTGGATATCGGGGCCGAGGTGCTGGGTATCAAGAGCATCGGCGTCGAGTGGGACGACGCCACTCGCGCAACCAGGGCAGCGGCAGGTCTCCGAACCACCACGGAGAAGGACGTCTCCGAGCTGGGCCCCTGTGACCCCGAGGTCGAGGACGCGAATGTCCTCACCGGTGGTCCCCCGTGCCAGACATTTTCGGTCGCGGGGAACCGCGAGGGGCACAAAGCGCTTGAGGTCGTGAAGCGTCTGGCCACACGCCTGGTGGGCCACGAAGACGCAGCCGCCTTCGAGCTCGCGTGGAAAGAGGTCAAGGCCGAGACCGACGCCATGTCCGACTCCCGCACCGGCCTCGTACTGCAGCCACTGCGATGGATCATGGAAGCCCAGCTCAAGCGCCGGATGCCGTACGACGTCGTCGTCCTGGAGCAGGTACCGACCGTCCTGCCGGTCTGGAAGCATTACGCGCAGATCCTCAAGAAGGCCGGGTACGCCGCTGAAGCACACGTCCTGCACGCCGAGGAGTTCGGCGTCCCGCAGACCCGTCGGCGTGCGGTGCTGATCGCGCAGTACGCCCCGGGGCACGAGGACATGGCGGTCGCGTTCCCCCGCCCGACCCACCAGCGATACCGCACGGGGGTCGCTCGGCTCCCCGAGTCGGACGGACCGGACCAGCAGACACCTCTGTTCACCAACCCCGACAGTGACACGCGGATCCAACGCTGGACAGCGATGCAGGACGTCCTGCGCGAGCGGCCACGCGATTTCGAAGTGGTGTCCAACTACGGCTCGGGCGGCGATCCCAAGAAGCGTGGCCGCCGCACCTCCGAGGAGCCGGCGGCGACAGTCACCGGAAAGGTTCGACGCAACCGCGTCTTCCATCTGAAGGAAATCAAATCCGGCGCAAAGGAGATCGGCGAGGAGTTGGAACGGCTGTCGTTCGAGGAAGCCGGCCTTCTCCAGTCCTTCCCGAAGGCCTATCCCTGGCGGTCGACCGATGTGGCCCAGCAGATCGGCAACGCCATTCCCCCGCGCCTCTCTCTCCATATCCTGAGCAGCGCACTCGGACTCGGACGGCCTGAGCCGGAGTTGTTCGAGAAGTTGAGTTCGTGGAAAAGGACACCTCCGATCCAGGACTAA
- a CDS encoding DNA cytosine methyltransferase, which yields MTSALRFVDVCAGAGGLALGLEQAGFSPALLLDNKPVACETLRMNRPAWNVVSEDLLDFDPADHKEAYDVDLLSAGLPRVKSSATFSRSDSEAERRLLEATIYLAHAVQPRALLLENVPGLADSPAYEDIRDFIRAELTHLGYRFRWFVLNAADFGVPQERKQGVMVALKNRYFDAFRKPDPTVREHVSVGRALRRSMAARGWQGADHWAAQALSVAPTLVGGSENRGGADLGPTGSKKAWARMRVNGGSVADEVPGPTDEWDPNPGASGMIKITDGQAAILQAFPTDWHFAGRKTARYRQIGHASPPPVGRALGLAVAQALRS from the coding sequence ATGACGAGTGCACTGCGGTTCGTAGATGTGTGCGCCGGGGCCGGTGGGCTCGCGCTGGGGCTGGAGCAAGCGGGGTTCTCACCTGCGCTGCTGCTGGACAACAAGCCGGTCGCCTGCGAGACGCTACGTATGAATCGGCCGGCATGGAACGTGGTGAGCGAGGACCTGCTCGACTTCGACCCGGCCGACCACAAGGAGGCCTACGACGTCGACCTGCTGTCCGCAGGGCTGCCCCGCGTGAAGTCGTCGGCCACTTTCAGCCGGAGTGACAGCGAAGCGGAACGGCGACTCCTGGAAGCAACGATCTATCTGGCGCACGCCGTACAGCCACGTGCACTTCTGTTGGAGAACGTTCCGGGGCTGGCCGACTCCCCCGCGTACGAAGATATCCGCGACTTCATCCGCGCGGAACTGACCCACCTCGGTTACCGATTCCGCTGGTTCGTACTCAACGCGGCTGATTTCGGGGTGCCCCAGGAGCGGAAGCAGGGGGTGATGGTCGCGCTCAAGAACCGCTACTTCGACGCGTTCCGGAAACCGGATCCCACAGTGCGCGAGCACGTGTCGGTGGGACGGGCGCTGCGCCGCTCCATGGCCGCACGAGGATGGCAAGGAGCCGATCACTGGGCGGCTCAAGCCCTCTCGGTGGCGCCGACGCTCGTCGGTGGGTCCGAGAACCGCGGCGGGGCGGACCTGGGGCCCACCGGTTCCAAGAAGGCCTGGGCCCGGATGAGGGTCAACGGTGGCTCCGTGGCCGACGAGGTGCCCGGTCCGACCGACGAGTGGGATCCGAACCCCGGTGCCTCAGGAATGATTAAGATCACGGACGGGCAGGCGGCCATCCTCCAGGCGTTCCCCACCGACTGGCACTTCGCCGGCAGGAAGACTGCCCGATACCGGCAGATCGGACATGCCTCACCTCCACCGGTAGGCCGAGCCCTGGGTCTGGCAGTGGCCCAGGCCCTGCGTTCCTGA
- a CDS encoding helix-turn-helix transcriptional regulator, which translates to MEAGEDFGPWLARQLKNARKTQTELAESVGVTRAAVSAWITGRARPRDETVRKIASALGTDLGTIHTRTTDTLAGAPVTWCHRPGYADGGRDYGNAATFAFQADVGVLAREATQNSLDERLDRTQPVRVRYTLHELTGESLARFREAICWDELLPHYEVAAAQEQKVGQVIAAGLRDMFERDRLVLLRVDDYNASGLTGDDYETGRFAAVVRRQLDSHKSLSGAGGSYGLGKATLWATSRLGLVLMNSTLSEPHEGRTERRLIGRLDLPWREVDGEPWAGPAWFGRPDPGSADSADVARSWWADEETVERLHLTRDSSEPGTSFLIVGAHDVASLAEAKPTDEDGGEDDDSVQRMHKRLVQALGRNFWAAMTTGSNGRPLLEASVRTLRNGVETIAEERVDPRVTQPARTRALQAFLDGATVERLTEAGQVAMTTVPLNVPGLAGRRTGGEHRAVLLVTDADDPDGKPNTVAAMRGNRMTVGTSRVPDLALGTNPFQAVLLAGQAAGDDAPFADEAETFLRASEPPEHNKWGQTDELRMRYSPSAYRRIATLTRDTNRAVRELVTLPKAKRRGGDTTDRLRKRLAVGGKKVTRPTGPAGLPTLDELEARIDADGAWCVSVEVKIPAGGDSWRLAPVAKLDVRSGPRPVVAWSELAAVHNCELIDGVLHFAPGARRASFRGVTDVSTHRVRTTLTGLVVELRSGKEDTA; encoded by the coding sequence GTGGAGGCCGGAGAAGACTTCGGGCCCTGGCTGGCTCGCCAGTTGAAGAACGCCAGGAAGACGCAGACCGAGTTGGCGGAATCGGTGGGAGTCACTCGCGCCGCCGTCTCGGCCTGGATCACCGGACGGGCCCGACCTCGGGACGAGACCGTGAGGAAGATCGCCTCGGCCCTCGGCACGGATCTGGGGACGATCCACACGCGGACCACGGACACCCTGGCCGGCGCGCCCGTCACCTGGTGCCACCGCCCCGGATACGCAGACGGAGGTCGTGACTACGGCAATGCGGCGACCTTCGCCTTCCAGGCCGATGTCGGGGTGTTGGCCCGTGAGGCCACCCAGAACAGTCTCGACGAACGTCTCGACCGTACGCAGCCGGTCCGTGTCCGCTACACGCTGCACGAACTCACAGGTGAATCGCTCGCCCGCTTCCGTGAGGCGATCTGCTGGGACGAACTCCTCCCGCACTACGAGGTCGCCGCTGCTCAGGAGCAGAAGGTCGGACAGGTCATCGCCGCAGGGTTGCGCGACATGTTCGAGCGCGACCGGTTGGTCCTGCTCCGGGTCGACGACTACAACGCTTCCGGGCTGACCGGTGACGACTACGAGACCGGTAGGTTCGCTGCTGTCGTCCGACGTCAGTTGGACAGCCACAAGTCCTTGAGCGGCGCCGGTGGTTCGTACGGTCTGGGCAAAGCCACGCTCTGGGCGACCAGCCGACTCGGTCTCGTGCTCATGAATTCCACCCTGTCCGAGCCGCATGAAGGGCGCACCGAACGACGGCTCATCGGGCGCCTCGATCTGCCGTGGCGTGAGGTGGACGGCGAACCCTGGGCCGGGCCCGCCTGGTTCGGGCGGCCGGACCCCGGCTCGGCGGACAGCGCGGACGTAGCCCGCTCGTGGTGGGCCGACGAGGAGACCGTCGAGAGGCTGCACCTCACGCGGGACAGCTCCGAACCGGGTACCTCCTTCCTGATCGTCGGGGCCCACGACGTGGCAAGCCTCGCCGAAGCCAAGCCGACGGATGAGGACGGGGGCGAGGACGACGACAGCGTGCAGCGCATGCACAAGCGTCTTGTCCAGGCACTCGGACGGAACTTCTGGGCTGCGATGACCACGGGCAGCAACGGGCGACCTCTGCTGGAGGCATCTGTCCGGACGCTGCGCAACGGAGTGGAGACCATCGCTGAGGAGCGGGTCGACCCCCGTGTCACACAACCCGCACGTACCCGTGCGCTCCAGGCCTTCCTCGACGGTGCGACCGTGGAGCGCCTGACCGAGGCGGGGCAAGTGGCCATGACGACAGTGCCGTTGAACGTGCCGGGTCTCGCGGGGCGAAGGACGGGCGGCGAGCACCGGGCAGTTCTGCTCGTGACCGACGCGGACGACCCCGACGGAAAGCCGAACACCGTGGCGGCGATGCGAGGCAACCGGATGACTGTCGGGACCAGCCGGGTCCCCGATCTGGCCCTGGGTACCAATCCGTTCCAGGCCGTTCTGCTCGCCGGACAGGCCGCGGGCGACGACGCGCCGTTCGCCGACGAGGCCGAGACGTTCCTCCGGGCCTCCGAGCCTCCTGAGCACAACAAGTGGGGACAGACGGACGAATTGCGGATGCGGTACTCACCTTCCGCGTACCGGCGGATCGCCACGCTGACTCGTGACACCAACAGAGCCGTACGTGAGCTCGTCACACTGCCCAAGGCGAAGCGGCGGGGCGGCGATACGACCGATCGGCTACGCAAGCGACTCGCCGTGGGTGGGAAGAAGGTGACTCGCCCCACCGGCCCTGCCGGCCTGCCGACACTGGACGAACTGGAAGCTCGAATCGACGCCGACGGCGCGTGGTGTGTGTCCGTAGAGGTGAAGATTCCTGCTGGAGGAGACTCCTGGCGCCTTGCACCGGTAGCCAAATTGGACGTGCGGTCGGGTCCCCGACCTGTGGTGGCCTGGTCCGAGCTTGCCGCTGTGCACAACTGCGAATTGATCGATGGCGTACTGCACTTCGCGCCGGGTGCGCGGCGCGCTTCCTTCCGAGGGGTGACCGACGTGTCGACCCACCGGGTGCGGACGACACTCACCGGCCTCGTCGTCGAGCTCCGTTCCGGTAAGGAGGACACGGCATGA